Genomic window (Cellulosilyticum lentocellum DSM 5427):
GCTAGTAGCTCCTTTTTTATTATTTACGTAATTTATTAAGTTCATCTAATAAAGCACTATTAAGAACTTTAATGTATGTTCCCTTCATACCTAAAGATCTTGATTCAATAACACCCGCACTTTCAAATTTACGAAGTGCATTAACAATTACTGAACGAGTAATACCTACTTTATCAGCAATTTTACTTGCGATTAAGAGGCCCTCACTACCGTCTAATTTTTCAAAGATATGGAAGATAGCTTCAAGTTCTGAGTAAGATAAAGTAGCAATAGCAGATTTAACAATAGCCACTCTACGTTCTTCCGCATCATTTTCATCTTTTAATGAAGTTAACATTTCAACTGCAACAATAGTTGCACCATACTCTGCTAAAATAAAATCTTCCGTATTAAATGAAGCTTCACTTTTTTCTTTATAAAGTACAAATGTACCAAGTCTTTGACCTGCTGCAATGATTGGAACGATACAAGCTGTATAATTAGCACTATTTGCAGCAGCTGGGAATAATGATTCTAAAGAAACACCTTCTTTAATATCCATAATAGTTAAGAATTCATCATTCACTGAGTAATCAATATAATTTTCTTCATTTGCAAAATTATGTGGAATGCCACTGTTTACACCTAATACTTTACTTTTTGTACTAACTACCATAGCATTAGCTTTCACTACATCACTAATCACTTCACAGATATCAGAAAAGATAACGCGGTCTGAGCCGAATCTTTGTAAGAGTCTATTTACTTTTCGCATTTTTTGTAATAATTCTTGAGACATTTTATGTCCTCCTTAGTTCTATTTGTACTTTTTATACTCTAAAGGTTTTATATACTTTAGTATGTTCTAAAAATTTTAAAATATACACTTTATCATTTAAAAAGACAAAGTTGTATTACAACTTTGTCTTGTACAAACAAATCTTAACATGATTTGACAAAAAACTCAATATACATTTGTAAACATTAATACTAAAAATATTTAACAAATTGTAAACTAATTCTTATTTTGTTTACCGTAGTTACATTTTGAATTGCGGCACACTATCTTTTTATTTTTACTATTTCCTTTTTCAATCAGTGCTTCTCCACATATTGGACACTTCTCTCCTGTTGGTTTATCCCATGACATAAACTCACATCCTTCACCATTATGTTCACATCCATAATAGCTACGACCTTTTTTAGTTTTCTTCATCAAAATCTTGCCATTACACTCTGGACAACTAATTCCAGTCTCTTCATACCATGGTTTAGTACCATTACATTCCGGAAAATTAGGACATCCTAAAAACTTACCGTATTTTCCGTAACGTACTACCATATGGGTGCCACATTTTTCACAAGGAATATCTGTATGTTCTGTTAAATCGATATTCTCTATCTGAGATTCTGCATATTCTACTGTATGATGAAAATGAGGATAAAAAGATTTGATAATTTCCTTCCATTCTACGTTACCTGATGCAATTTCATCTAAAATTCTTTCCATATTAGCAGTGAAATCTACATCTACTACTTCATCAAAATATTCTTTCATAATTTGATTAACAACTTCACCAAGTTCTGTCATATACAATATCTTGCTTTCTTTTACAATATAGCCACGAGCAAGAAGAGTTGTTATAGTCGGCGCATAAGTACTAGGTCTTCCAACACCATTTTCTTCAAGTGTTTTTACTAGTGTAGCTTCTGAAAAATGAGCAGGTGGTTGTGTAAAGTGTTGGTTAGGAATAATACTACCACAAACTAATTGTTCCCCTTCTTCCACCTGGAATTTTGCTTCCTTCTTAGCTTTTTCTTCACCTAAATTATAGACCTTAATAAAACCATCAAATAACTCTATTGAATAAGAAGCTTTAAACTCATAATCTCCATTTTGAACTTTAATAGAATAAGTTTCATATTGTGCAGGAGCCATCTGACTTGCCACAAAGCGGTTCCATATAAGTTGATATAATCTAAATTGATCTCTTGATAAATACTCTTTGATTTCATTTGGCTCATATTCCATATAAGTCGGTCTAATTGCTTCATGGGCATCTTGAATATGTGCCTTTTTAGCTTTCTCTATTTGTTTTTTAGCACCTAAATACTGTTCTCCATACTTTTGTGTAATATAAGTAGTCGCCTCTTCTTTAGCTTTGTCTGCTATTCTAATAGAATCTGTACGGATATAAGTAACAACACCCACCTCTTTTTTTCCTACTTTAATGCCTTCATAGAGTTGCTGTGCAATATTCATGGTCTTTTGGGTGGAAAATCCTAAATGTTTTGCTGCCTCTTGTTGTAAAGTACTTGTTGTAAATGGCAATACAGTATTTTTAACTCTTGTACCTTTTTTACTACTTACAACTTGAAAATGACCTTTTTTACAAGCTTTAACTATTTTCTTTGCTTCTTCTTCATTATTAATGTCACATTTTTCATTTTTATAAGTATCTAATTTTGCTTCAAATGTTTTACCCTTACCCTGTTGTAAATTAGCCGTAATGCTCCAGTACTCTTCTTCAACAAATTCTCTGATTTGTTTATCACGATCGCTAATTAATCTTAAAGTCACTGACTGTACACGTCCAGCACTTAGACCTTTACGTACTTTCTTCCATAGAATAGGACTAATCTCATATCCTACTAAACGATCTAAAACACGTCTTGCTTGTTGGGCATCTACTAAATCTGTGTTAATATCTCTTGGGTGCTTAATGGCTTCTTTAACAGCCTGTTCTGTAATTTCATTAAAAGTAATACGACATACTTTTTTCTCCTGCAATTTAAGTGCATGATATAGATGCCATGAAATGGCTTCCCCTTCACGGTCAGGGTCAGTCGCAAGATAAACACATTTAGCATTTTTAACATCTTTTCTTAATTTCTGTAATAGCTCCCCTTTACCTCTTATGGTAATATACTTAGGTTCATAATTATTTGCTGTATCTACACCTAATTGACTTTTAGGTAAGTCTCTTACATGTCCAATTGATGCTTCTACTTTATAGTTTTTGCCTAGAAAACGGCTAATTGTATTTACTTTAGCTGCTGACTCCACAATTACTAAATTATCAGCCATATTTGCCTCCTCATTAAACACGTACATATCTTTCCCCTGGTAATCTCTTTATAAGCCCTTTTATTTCTAATTGTAATAAACCTTTATAAATACTTTTATAGGAAAGCTGTGTGCTATTTACTAATTCATTTAAAAAAATTGGTTCCTGACTTACATAAGCATATACTATCCTTTCCTCTTGTGCAAGTTCATAATGCTTTTTAGTTTTATTTTTCTTTATTTCTTCGTATTTTATTCTTAAATCAAAAGGAAGTTCTTCTATTACATCTTCTACACCGGTAACACACTTAGCACCTTTTTTAATAAGTTCATTGGTTCCTAAACTTAATTTTCTAGTAATATTACCTGGTATAGCACATACGTCTCTACCGTAATCTAGAGCTAACTGCGCTGTAATTAAAGAGCCGCTTCTTATATTAGCTTCTGTTACCACCACACACATAGACATACCGCTAATAATACGATTTCGTTTTGGAAACTGATAAGGTCTAGGTTCATGATCCAAATCATATTCAGAAATAATGCACCCTTTGCTTAAGATCTCTTCATATATTCTTTGATTACAAGCTGGATAACATATATTTAATCCATTCCCTAATACAGCAATGGTCATACCACTCTTTAAAGCACCATAATGAGCTGCTGCATCAACTCCCATAGCCATACCACTTATAACCGTTATACCCCCTCCTGCAAGCTCCTGTGCTAATTGAACCGTTACACTGTAACCATACTCTGAACAATTACGAGATCCTACTATTCCAATAGTAGGTGTATTCAACAGCTGATCATTACCTTTTATATAGAGCAACATAGGTGAATCTGGGATATACCTTAAATATTCCGGATATCCTTCATCCAAATAATCTACTAATTTCACTTGATTGCTTTCATAACGCTTTATTCGCTCTTCTAATACATCTGTAAATAAAGGAGACTTTTTAATACGCTGAACAATTTCTCCTTGCCATCCTTTACACATGTATTCCTCCTGAGACGCCTTATAAATAGACTCAAAAGACTGAAAACATGCCACTAATTCCTTCTTAATCACTTCTGGTAATCCTATTTCATGAAACCAGATACTATATATTTTACTCATAAAATCACCACTTTGTCCATTATTAAATTTTCGAATAATTAAGTTTATTATTTTAATTTTTTGTCTATACTCCAATAAATCTCTTTGATTAAAGAAAGGATACCCTAATGTTCTGTAAATTAAACAGTTACTCATTAAATGGTATAGATGCCTTACCGATAGAAGTAGAAATTGACCTACATGATGGTCTTCCAGGATTTGATATTGTTGGTCTCCCTGACTCCGCAGTCAAAGAAGCCAAGGAACGAGTTAAAAGTGCTATAAAAAATAGTGGCTATAAATTTCCTATCTGTCATATCACCGTTAATTTAGCACCAGCTGACATCAAAAAAGAAGGAAGCTTGTATGACCTTCCTATTGCCTTAGGCTTATTATGTTGTTTAGGAGAATTCTCACCAACAAACTTAGAACACAAATATTTTATAGGTGAACTTGCTTTAGATGGTACACTACGTAGTGTTAGAGGATTATTACCCTTATTATGTGAAGTAAATCAATCTGATGAATGTATTATTCCTATAGGAAATGAACCTGAAGGAAGTTTAGTTCCTAGCACCGTTATTAAACTAGCTAGACATCTAAATGAAGTGGTTGACTCTGTAAAAGGCAACCTTCATTTACCTTTATGTAGCAAACAATCTTCTCATTTACCAGAGTTAACTCACTCTATAGATTTTGCTGATGTCAGAGGTCAAGAAGCAGCCAAAAGAGGTCTTATGATTGCTGCAGCTGGTTATCATAATACTCTTTTAATTGGCGCTCCTGGTTCTGGCAAAACTATGCTTGCCAAAAGACTTCCTACTATTCTTCCTCCTTTAACAGAAAAGGAATGTATAGAAGTCACAAAGATTTATAGCGTTGCACATCTCCTAGCAGACTGTGAAATTATAAAGAATCGTCCTTTTCGTTCTCCCCATCATACCATTTCTCCATTAGGTTTAACGGGTGGAGGTGCTCATCCCAAACCAGGTGAAATGAGCCTTGCTCATTTAGGTATTCTTTTTCTAGATGAACTCTTAGAATTTAATAGGCACACATTAGATTTGCTACGCCAACCTATAGAAGAACATCGCATCGTTCTTTCTCGTGCCCAGTTGACCCTTACCTACCCTGCTAACTTTCTATTCCTTGCTTCAACGAACCCTTGTCCTTGTGGTTACTATCCAGATACACAAAAATGTAGTTGTAGCTTATCTAGTATAAAAAAATACTTATCTAAATTATCAGGTCCTCTTATTGACCGTATTGACATTCATTTAGAAACCCATGTGCCTTCTATTAGCGAATTTAAAGACACTCTACCTCTTTCCTCAAAAGAAATGGTCAAAAAAGTAATGTTAGCCCATAAACAACAAACTATTCGTTACCAAGACTATCCTTTTGATTATAATAGTCAAATTCCTCCTTCACTGATTAAGCGTTTTTGTTCACTTACATCCGAGGGAGAAACTTTGTTAAATCAGTGGTTCTCTCAAACTAAAGCCAGTATCCGTGCTTATGATAAAATTTTGCGTCTATCACGTACCCTTGCTGATTTAGAAGAAGCAACTCAAATTACCTCAACTCATATTGCTGAAGCACTTCAATATCGCTTACTAGACCGACACTTTTGGGCATAAAAAAAGAGTTATTAAACCTATAATAACCCTTTATCGTTTTAACTTTTTTATATTTTCTAATTCTGTAATAAATTCATCAATACAAACAAATTGTTTATAAACAGATGCAAATCGAATATAAGATACCTCATCTAGATTTTTTAAAGCTTGCATTGTCATTTCACCGATTTCAGTAGAAGAGACTTCTTTTTTTTCACCATTACAAATCTGATTTTCAATGGTATCTACTAAATCCTCAATTTGCTCAATAGAGATATTTCTTTTATTACAAGAACGAAGTATTCCTTTAAACAACTTATCTCTTTCAAATACTTCTCTACTCTTATCACGCTTAATCACAACTAGAGGAATGGATTCTATTTTTTCATATGTAGTAAAACGCTTGTTGCAGCTTTCACACTGTCTCCTTCTTCTAATAGAATCATTTTCATTAACAGGTCTAGAGTTTAATACCTTAGAGGTACTATACCCACAATATGGACACTTCATGATGTTGACTCCCCCTTTTATATATATGACAAGATTATCACAATATGAAAATAAAAGTCAATACTCACTTACTTTTAAACAATCTTCACCTATCTCTTTTACTTTCTCTAAAGAATAGCATATTCTGGATGCTTGCTAACCCCCCTATTATCTTTCCTTATTTAGGTACAATTAATTTATTAATTGTACCTTTTTCCTATCTCATTTGATGTCACATAGATAACTCAGCCTTAGATTAGATTTTTATGTTTCATATCTACTATACGTAGTCTCACTAATCCCCTTCCCTTAAATATATTTCTTCATATGTTTAAGGGCCGTTTTTTCTAATCTAGAAACCTGTGCTTGAGAAATACCAATTTCATTAGCTACCTCCATTTGTGTTTTACCCGCGAAAAATCTCAGCATCAAAATTTGTTTTTCTCTATCATTAATACGTTTCATTGCTTCTTTTAATGCAATATTCTCTAACCATACGTCATCTTGATTTTTATCATCGCTTACTTGATCCATAATATAAAGTGTATCACTTTCATCATGATAAACTGGTTCAAAAAGGGAAATAGGATCTTGAATAGCATCTAATGCAAATACAATATCTTCTTTTTTTATACCTAATTCATCTGCAATTTCTTGAACTGTAGGCTCCTTAGCGTTTTTTCGTGTTAATTGTTCCTTTGTTTGAAGGGCTTTATAAGCTGTATCTCTTAGAGAACGACTTACTCTAATGGCATTATTATCTCTTAAGTAACGTCTAATCTCCCCAATAATCATAGGTACTGCATAAGTAGAAAACCTTACATTTTGCGTAACATCAAAATTATCAATAGCCTTAATAAGGCCTATACACCCTACTTGAAATAAATCATCTACATGTTCACCACGATTATTAAATCGTTGAATAACACTTAGTACAAGTCTTAAATTGCCCCTAATATATTCTTCCCTCGCTTTATTATCTCCTTGTTCAATAAGCTTAAAAAGTGTTTCTTTTTGCTCGTTTGTCAAAATGGGTAACTTAGCTGTATTAACTCCGCATATTTCTACTTTATTTATAGCCATATCTATTGCCTCCTAGGAATACTATTTAAGCATAGGTAAAGTCAATAAATATGTTCTCCATTAACGTTAGAAATATACTCTCTTTTAACTCATTCTATTAATTTCCTTTTTTAATCTTAATATAATTTTCTTTTCTAGTCTTGAAATATAAGATTGAGATATTCCCAATAGATCAGCCACTTCTTTTTGTGTCTTTTCTTTTCCTTGAGGCGTAAATCCAAATCTTAATTCAACAATCTCCCTTTCACGATCCGTTAACTTAAGTAGTGCTTGTTTAAGTAACTTTTTATCAACTTCTTCTTCAATATTCCGATAAATAATATCAGGTTCTGTTCCTAATATATCAGAAAGGAGTAACTCATTCCCATCCCAATCTACATTTAAAGGTTCATCGATTGATACTTCTGTTTTAAGCTTATTGGTACGCCTTAAAAACATTAAAATCTCATTTTCAATACATCTAGAAGCATAAGTTGCCAACTTAATTTTTTTGCAAGGCTTAAAGGTATTAATGGACTTAATAAGACCAATTGTTCCTATTGAAATTAAATCCTCCATATAAATACCTGTATTTTCAAACTTTCTGGCAATGTACACAACTAGGCGCAAATTTCGCTCAATTAAAGTTGTTTTTATCGCTTTAATCTCTTCTTCTTGCTCTGCAAATTCTATTAGCTTTTGAATAAGAATTTCTTCTTCATCTCGCGATAAAGGAGGTGGTAACACCTCACTTCCACCAATATAATGAACTGCTTTTTTCCTTTTTAGCAAAAAGCTATACCACAGCTCCCTCCATTTCTTCTTAACCTTTTTTAATATACTATTAATATACCTAGTCATTATCCAACCTCCCCTATAATATATTCTGGATGTAATAGTGCTTTATAACTATGATCATTGAAAAGAGGCATTTGTGCTATGCCAATAATGCATTTATTAAAATGCCTTTGTGTAGACATTTTTTCAAGAATCATTTCATCAATTTCTACGCCTAAAATCATACCGGATTCACACCCTATACTATTAAACGGAATAAGATGTTTGATTATATCATCATCAAGTTGCTCTAACTCTACTAAATGATCTGAAAACCTTTCGAAAAACTTCTGCTCTTCTTCTGTGAAAAGCCCTTTAACCATATCATATTCAACTACGATAACCGGTTGATGCGTAATTGGTGTGTATAAACAGTTTCCTGTATCTAGTAATGCCCTTAACATAACTTTCTTATCTTTTTGAATGAATTGAAGTTGATATTCAAAAGTAGGTAAAATAAAACGCCTTCTTATATAATAAAAAGATGTATAAAAAGTGAAACCCATTATTACGCCTATACCTATAAGCATGAATATATTGAGTTCACTAATAGCTCTACTATCATAGCCCAACATATACCATAAACTAAAAGTAGTTCCTCCTAACAATGCAGCTACTAACATTGATAATGAATAATATTTAAGTAATTGTCTGATATGAATAGGTCTAAAAATATAAAGAATAGGAAAAACAGGAATAAAAAATGAATAAATGCTATAAGGTACATACTGCAAAAACGGGACTACAATTAACATACAGTACAAAACAGCTGCTAATAGGCCTCCTACTATCATCCTTTTTACCTTAACAGGCTGATTAATAAGCATGGACACAATCCAGAATATAATTGTATCCATAATAAAATTAATACAAAATAAAACATCCATGTAAACAACATACATATGTACACCTCATCTACAGCTTTTTCCTTAGACATTCTCATTTTAAAGGATAAGGCTTACAAATTTTGTAAAAACTCTAGAGTGAATAAAAAAAAAGATACGACAATATCGTATCTTTTTTGAATGTTTTTATCGATTTCTTCTTAAGAATTGAGGAATTTCCACTTGAATATCTTTAATCGGTGTAAACTTTGTTTCCTCAACATGAGCTGTAGTTGCTTTTTGCGTTTGTACTGGCGTTTCTTCTTTTGTTGCTTGAACTGGTTTGAATGTATTAAGACTTACATCATGATTTTGAAAGTCTGTAGCAATAACTGTAATTATAATTTCTTCACCAAGATTTTCATTAATAGATGTACCAAAAATAATTTCAGCATCTGGATCAACAGCTTCTCTAATAAGCCCCATACCTACATTAGCTTCCATCAGTCCTAAAGACTCACCACCACACATATTAACAAGTACACAACGTGCACCATCAATGCTTGTATCTAGTAAAGGACTACTAATTGCATATTTAACAGCTTCTTCTGCACGATTTTCGCCTGTTGCGCGTCCAATACCCATATGGGCTACACCTTTATTATTCATAATTGTACGTACGTCTGCAAAATCAAGGTTAATAATACCTGGGTTTGAAATTAAATCTGTAATCCCCTGTACACCTTGTTGTAATACATCGTCGGCCTTACTAAATGCGTCCACCATCGTTGTCTTCTTATCAATAACTTGTAAAATTTTATCATTTGGGATAACAACTAAAGTATCTACATTTTGCTTAAGCTCTGCAATACCTTTCTCTGCATTAATCATTCTTTTGCGACCTTCAAAACTAAATGGCTTAGTCACTACACCAACTGTTAAAATACCTTCTTCTTTTGCAATACTCGCAATAACTGGTGCTGCACCTGTACCTGTACCACCACCCATTCCGGCTGTGATAAATAGCATATCTGCGCCTTTAATAGCTGTTAGTATCTCCTCACGACTTTCCTCTGCTGATTTTGTACCAATTTCTGGATTAGCGCCTGCTCCAAGTCCACGTGTCATTTTTTCACCAATCTGAATTTTGGCTGGTGCACCTGATCTAGCCAGTGCTTGATGATCTGTATTAACAGTAATAAATTCAACACCTTCAAGACCTTTTTCAATCATTCTATCTACAGCGTTATTACCGCCACCACCTACACCAATAACTTTTATTTGAGCACCTTGTAATTCATTTTCCCATATTTCGAGCAAAGTAGTCTCCCCCTTTATCTGAAGTATCTTTATTTATTTTTAGCCTTATCTTTTCTATGTAATGGGATTTAAAAAAGCTTCACCTCTTTTTGCAAAAGTGCTTAAATCTAAAATACCCATATTATACTCTGCATGAACCTTGATAAGTACTTCGATTTTTTTGTCAA
Coding sequences:
- a CDS encoding YifB family Mg chelatase-like AAA ATPase; protein product: MFCKLNSYSLNGIDALPIEVEIDLHDGLPGFDIVGLPDSAVKEAKERVKSAIKNSGYKFPICHITVNLAPADIKKEGSLYDLPIALGLLCCLGEFSPTNLEHKYFIGELALDGTLRSVRGLLPLLCEVNQSDECIIPIGNEPEGSLVPSTVIKLARHLNEVVDSVKGNLHLPLCSKQSSHLPELTHSIDFADVRGQEAAKRGLMIAAAGYHNTLLIGAPGSGKTMLAKRLPTILPPLTEKECIEVTKIYSVAHLLADCEIIKNRPFRSPHHTISPLGLTGGGAHPKPGEMSLAHLGILFLDELLEFNRHTLDLLRQPIEEHRIVLSRAQLTLTYPANFLFLASTNPCPCGYYPDTQKCSCSLSSIKKYLSKLSGPLIDRIDIHLETHVPSISEFKDTLPLSSKEMVKKVMLAHKQQTIRYQDYPFDYNSQIPPSLIKRFCSLTSEGETLLNQWFSQTKASIRAYDKILRLSRTLADLEEATQITSTHIAEALQYRLLDRHFWA
- the nrdR gene encoding transcriptional regulator NrdR, which produces MKCPYCGYSTSKVLNSRPVNENDSIRRRRQCESCNKRFTTYEKIESIPLVVIKRDKSREVFERDKLFKGILRSCNKRNISIEQIEDLVDTIENQICNGEKKEVSSTEIGEMTMQALKNLDEVSYIRFASVYKQFVCIDEFITELENIKKLKR
- the sigG gene encoding RNA polymerase sporulation sigma factor SigG gives rise to the protein MAINKVEICGVNTAKLPILTNEQKETLFKLIEQGDNKAREEYIRGNLRLVLSVIQRFNNRGEHVDDLFQVGCIGLIKAIDNFDVTQNVRFSTYAVPMIIGEIRRYLRDNNAIRVSRSLRDTAYKALQTKEQLTRKNAKEPTVQEIADELGIKKEDIVFALDAIQDPISLFEPVYHDESDTLYIMDQVSDDKNQDDVWLENIALKEAMKRINDREKQILMLRFFAGKTQMEVANEIGISQAQVSRLEKTALKHMKKYI
- the topA gene encoding type I DNA topoisomerase — encoded protein: MADNLVIVESAAKVNTISRFLGKNYKVEASIGHVRDLPKSQLGVDTANNYEPKYITIRGKGELLQKLRKDVKNAKCVYLATDPDREGEAISWHLYHALKLQEKKVCRITFNEITEQAVKEAIKHPRDINTDLVDAQQARRVLDRLVGYEISPILWKKVRKGLSAGRVQSVTLRLISDRDKQIREFVEEEYWSITANLQQGKGKTFEAKLDTYKNEKCDINNEEEAKKIVKACKKGHFQVVSSKKGTRVKNTVLPFTTSTLQQEAAKHLGFSTQKTMNIAQQLYEGIKVGKKEVGVVTYIRTDSIRIADKAKEEATTYITQKYGEQYLGAKKQIEKAKKAHIQDAHEAIRPTYMEYEPNEIKEYLSRDQFRLYQLIWNRFVASQMAPAQYETYSIKVQNGDYEFKASYSIELFDGFIKVYNLGEEKAKKEAKFQVEEGEQLVCGSIIPNQHFTQPPAHFSEATLVKTLEENGVGRPSTYAPTITTLLARGYIVKESKILYMTELGEVVNQIMKEYFDEVVDVDFTANMERILDEIASGNVEWKEIIKSFYPHFHHTVEYAESQIENIDLTEHTDIPCEKCGTHMVVRYGKYGKFLGCPNFPECNGTKPWYEETGISCPECNGKILMKKTKKGRSYYGCEHNGEGCEFMSWDKPTGEKCPICGEALIEKGNSKNKKIVCRNSKCNYGKQNKN
- a CDS encoding sigma-E processing peptidase SpoIIGA, producing the protein MYVVYMDVLFCINFIMDTIIFWIVSMLINQPVKVKRMIVGGLLAAVLYCMLIVVPFLQYVPYSIYSFFIPVFPILYIFRPIHIRQLLKYYSLSMLVAALLGGTTFSLWYMLGYDSRAISELNIFMLIGIGVIMGFTFYTSFYYIRRRFILPTFEYQLQFIQKDKKVMLRALLDTGNCLYTPITHQPVIVVEYDMVKGLFTEEEQKFFERFSDHLVELEQLDDDIIKHLIPFNSIGCESGMILGVEIDEMILEKMSTQRHFNKCIIGIAQMPLFNDHSYKALLHPEYIIGEVG
- the dprA gene encoding DNA-processing protein DprA, with amino-acid sequence MSKIYSIWFHEIGLPEVIKKELVACFQSFESIYKASQEEYMCKGWQGEIVQRIKKSPLFTDVLEERIKRYESNQVKLVDYLDEGYPEYLRYIPDSPMLLYIKGNDQLLNTPTIGIVGSRNCSEYGYSVTVQLAQELAGGGITVISGMAMGVDAAAHYGALKSGMTIAVLGNGLNICYPACNQRIYEEILSKGCIISEYDLDHEPRPYQFPKRNRIISGMSMCVVVTEANIRSGSLITAQLALDYGRDVCAIPGNITRKLSLGTNELIKKGAKCVTGVEDVIEELPFDLRIKYEEIKKNKTKKHYELAQEERIVYAYVSQEPIFLNELVNSTQLSYKSIYKGLLQLEIKGLIKRLPGERYVRV
- the sigE gene encoding RNA polymerase sporulation sigma factor SigE yields the protein MTRYINSILKKVKKKWRELWYSFLLKRKKAVHYIGGSEVLPPPLSRDEEEILIQKLIEFAEQEEEIKAIKTTLIERNLRLVVYIARKFENTGIYMEDLISIGTIGLIKSINTFKPCKKIKLATYASRCIENEILMFLRRTNKLKTEVSIDEPLNVDWDGNELLLSDILGTEPDIIYRNIEEEVDKKLLKQALLKLTDREREIVELRFGFTPQGKEKTQKEVADLLGISQSYISRLEKKIILRLKKEINRMS
- the codY gene encoding GTP-sensing pleiotropic transcriptional regulator CodY — encoded protein: MSQELLQKMRKVNRLLQRFGSDRVIFSDICEVISDVVKANAMVVSTKSKVLGVNSGIPHNFANEENYIDYSVNDEFLTIMDIKEGVSLESLFPAAANSANYTACIVPIIAAGQRLGTFVLYKEKSEASFNTEDFILAEYGATIVAVEMLTSLKDENDAEERRVAIVKSAIATLSYSELEAIFHIFEKLDGSEGLLIASKIADKVGITRSVIVNALRKFESAGVIESRSLGMKGTYIKVLNSALLDELNKLRK
- the ftsZ gene encoding cell division protein FtsZ; translated protein: MLEIWENELQGAQIKVIGVGGGGNNAVDRMIEKGLEGVEFITVNTDHQALARSGAPAKIQIGEKMTRGLGAGANPEIGTKSAEESREEILTAIKGADMLFITAGMGGGTGTGAAPVIASIAKEEGILTVGVVTKPFSFEGRKRMINAEKGIAELKQNVDTLVVIPNDKILQVIDKKTTMVDAFSKADDVLQQGVQGITDLISNPGIINLDFADVRTIMNNKGVAHMGIGRATGENRAEEAVKYAISSPLLDTSIDGARCVLVNMCGGESLGLMEANVGMGLIREAVDPDAEIIFGTSINENLGEEIIITVIATDFQNHDVSLNTFKPVQATKEETPVQTQKATTAHVEETKFTPIKDIQVEIPQFLRRNR